In Miscanthus floridulus cultivar M001 chromosome 5, ASM1932011v1, whole genome shotgun sequence, one genomic interval encodes:
- the LOC136451798 gene encoding serine/threonine/tyrosine-protein kinase HT1-like: MKSLQCFKQSGGGNGRGPGRRLERRLSLGEYKKAVSWSKYLVAPPGARIRGGGEELWSADLSKLEIRGKFASGRHSRVYSGRYAGREVAIKMVSQPEEDAALAAELERQFASEVALLLRLHHPNIISFVAACKKPPVFCIITEFMAGGSLRKYLHQQEPHSVPLKLVLKLALDIARGMSYLHSQGILHRDLKSENILLGEDMSVKVADFGISCLESQCGRGKGFTGTYRWMAPEMIKEKHHTRKVDVYSFGIVMWEILTALVPFSDMTPEQAAVAVALKNARPPLPASCPVAISHLIMQCWATNPDKRPQFDDIVAILESYKEALDEDPSFFLSYIPPPHHSHHHHHRQSLLWCFPRSMRRSASLKV; the protein is encoded by the exons ATGAAGAGCCTGCAGTGCTTCAAGCAgagcggcggcggcaatggccgcGGCCCGGGGAGGCGGCTGGAGCGGCGGCTGTCGCTGGGCGAGTACAAGAAGGCGGTGTCGTGGTCCAAGTACCTCGTAGCGCCGCCGGGAGCCAGGATCCGGGGCGGTGGCGAGGAGCTGTGGAGCGCCGACCTGTCCAAGCTGGAGATCCGGGGCAAGTTTGCGTCAGGCCGGCACAGCCGCGTCTACTCCGGCAGGTACGCCGGCCGCGAGGTGGCCATCAAGATGGTCAGCCAGCCCGAGGAGGACGCCGCGCTCGCCGCTGAGCTAGAGCGCCAGTTCGCCTCCGAGGTCGCGCTCctccttcgcctccaccatccAAACATCATCTCG TTTGTTGCAGCATGCAAGAAACCACCAGTATTCTGCATCATCACCGAGTTCATGGCTGGGGGCTCCCTTAGGAAATATCTACATCAGCAGGAACCTCATTCAGTTCCCCTCAAACTAGTGCTGAAATTAGCTTTAGATATCGCTCGCGGAATGAGTTACCTACACTCCCAGGGTATACTTCATAGAGACCTGAAATCAGAGAACATACTTCTGGGAGAAGATATGTCAGTCAAAGTGGCAGATTTCGGGATTTCATGCTTGGAATCACAGTGTGGAAGGGGCAAGGGGTTTACAGGAACCTACAGGTGGATGGCTCCAGAAATGATCAAAGAGAAACATCATACTAGGAAAGTGGATGTGTACAGCTTTGGAATCGTCATGTGGGAGATTTTGACCGCTTTGGTTCCGTTCAGCGACATGACTCCAGAGCAGGCTGCTGTCGCTGTTGCCCTGAAG AATGCAAGGCCGCCACTGCCTGCTTCATGCCCTGTGGCAATAAGTCACCTGATCATGCAGTGCTGGGCGACCAACCCTGACAAAAGACCTCAGTTTGACGACATCGTGGCGATCCTCGAGAGCTACAAAGAAGCCCTCGATGAGGATCCGTCATTCTTCTTGTCATATATACCACCTCCgcaccacagccaccaccaccatcatcgtcAGAGCCTTCTCTGGTGCTTCCCTCGCTCCATGCGAAGGTCTGCATCACTGAAAGTATGA